In one window of Nakamurella sp. PAMC28650 DNA:
- a CDS encoding DUF58 domain-containing protein, giving the protein MSDRSARRDHTVGRGLTTRGRCLVAGGIAAIICAFVLDERDLLRVGVMAVALPLFAVAITALRRITLRGVHQVAPERLRPGTRGQAVLVITNTGQTRTPSIEISEPGVAGLTTGMRYLIAPIRRGQSTRIIYPIHATGRGRFTLGPPHIRIGDPFDLWEDNRTLDARTEVLVVPTVVGLTGMPSSSGARSAASGRAALGTIGGDPDIGVRQYRSGDDIRTIHWRASARHDDLMVRLEEPVSHGGATIVLDHRAVAHRGDGAASSLETAVVLAASISLHLLGSDHQVKLVSHRGTVIAEGHDISDDVLAGLAVLEPDTTPNLQPIALGRAGLVVAVLGEMSASEAQLFAATRRRGVNAVALVMATQDWEPGRSAAGSDATVDALRAADWRVVVVRPGDDLAAAWRRACHAGDGYSAADMPVAPTGRAFERNPA; this is encoded by the coding sequence GTGTCTGACCGGTCGGCACGACGCGACCACACCGTCGGCCGCGGTCTGACCACCAGGGGCCGCTGCCTGGTCGCCGGGGGGATCGCCGCGATCATCTGTGCCTTCGTCCTGGACGAGCGGGACCTGCTCAGGGTCGGCGTGATGGCGGTGGCGCTCCCGTTGTTCGCAGTGGCCATCACCGCGCTGCGAAGGATCACCCTCCGCGGGGTGCACCAGGTGGCGCCGGAGCGGCTCCGACCGGGAACGCGGGGCCAGGCGGTGCTGGTGATCACCAACACCGGCCAGACCAGGACACCGTCGATCGAGATCTCCGAACCGGGCGTCGCGGGCCTGACCACCGGGATGCGGTACCTGATCGCACCGATCCGACGCGGTCAGTCGACCCGCATCATCTACCCGATCCACGCCACCGGACGTGGCCGGTTCACCCTCGGCCCCCCGCACATCCGGATCGGCGACCCGTTCGACCTGTGGGAGGACAACCGCACCCTCGACGCACGCACCGAGGTACTGGTGGTCCCCACCGTGGTCGGGTTGACCGGCATGCCGAGCAGCTCCGGAGCCCGTTCGGCTGCCTCCGGGCGGGCAGCGTTGGGCACCATCGGAGGTGACCCGGACATCGGGGTGCGCCAGTACCGCAGCGGCGACGACATCAGAACCATCCACTGGAGGGCATCGGCCCGCCACGACGACCTGATGGTGCGTCTGGAGGAGCCGGTCTCGCACGGCGGGGCGACGATCGTGCTGGACCACCGCGCCGTCGCGCACCGAGGCGACGGAGCGGCCTCCAGCCTCGAGACGGCCGTCGTCCTGGCCGCGTCCATCTCCTTGCACCTGCTCGGCTCCGATCACCAGGTGAAACTGGTGTCGCACCGCGGCACCGTCATCGCCGAGGGCCACGACATCTCCGACGACGTGCTCGCCGGGCTCGCTGTCCTGGAACCGGACACGACCCCGAACCTCCAGCCGATTGCGCTGGGCCGGGCCGGTCTCGTGGTCGCCGTCCTGGGCGAGATGTCCGCCTCGGAGGCGCAGCTGTTCGCGGCCACCCGGCGCCGCGGGGTGAACGCCGTCGCGCTCGTGATGGCGACCCAGGACTGGGAACCAGGACGGAGCGCTGCGGGCTCCGACGCCACCGTCGATGCCCTGCGCGCGGCGGATTGGCGCGTGGTGGTCGTCCGGCCGGGCGACGACC
- a CDS encoding MoxR family ATPase, with amino-acid sequence MAQHVDLNGSGYSPSPPPAARLESTEVAAIGSRIAGAISQVVLGKPEVVRLAVICMLTEGHLLIEDVPGTGKTSLAKALAKSVSAAVSRVQFTPDLMPSDVTGVSIYDRQTSKFEFRPGPVFANIIVADEINRASPKTQSALLECMEERQVTVDGTTYALARPFLVLATQNPVEMEGTYPLPEAQRDRFLARTSIGYPDAATEVAMLAGRDHSDPLDSLAAVTDAATVAALIDAVATVHMAHELRQYIVEIVGSTRAIPEVRLGGSPRAVLHLARAAKAAAALDGRGYVVPDDIQRLAAPVLAHRLLLTVEAHAAHRSAEEIIGLLLGRIRVPRGGRV; translated from the coding sequence GTGGCACAGCATGTCGACCTCAACGGGTCGGGCTACTCGCCCTCCCCCCCGCCCGCGGCGCGCCTGGAATCGACCGAGGTCGCTGCCATCGGCAGCCGGATCGCCGGCGCGATCTCCCAGGTCGTGCTCGGCAAGCCGGAGGTGGTCAGGCTCGCCGTCATCTGCATGTTGACCGAAGGTCACCTGCTGATCGAGGACGTACCGGGCACCGGGAAGACGAGCCTCGCGAAAGCGCTGGCCAAATCGGTCAGCGCCGCCGTCTCACGCGTGCAGTTCACCCCGGATCTGATGCCCAGCGACGTCACCGGCGTCAGCATCTACGACCGGCAGACCAGCAAGTTCGAATTCCGGCCGGGACCGGTCTTCGCCAACATCATCGTGGCCGACGAGATCAATCGTGCGTCCCCGAAGACCCAGTCCGCGTTGCTCGAGTGCATGGAAGAACGTCAGGTCACCGTCGACGGCACCACCTATGCACTGGCCAGGCCGTTCCTGGTGCTGGCCACGCAGAACCCTGTCGAGATGGAGGGCACCTATCCCCTTCCCGAGGCACAGCGTGACCGTTTCCTTGCCCGGACGTCGATCGGCTATCCGGATGCGGCCACCGAGGTCGCCATGCTGGCCGGTCGCGACCACAGCGATCCGCTCGACTCGCTGGCCGCCGTCACCGATGCCGCGACGGTGGCCGCACTGATCGATGCCGTGGCCACGGTGCACATGGCCCACGAGCTGCGGCAGTACATCGTCGAGATCGTCGGGTCCACCCGTGCGATCCCGGAAGTGCGACTCGGCGGCTCCCCGCGCGCCGTCCTGCACCTGGCCAGGGCGGCCAAGGCCGCCGCGGCGCTCGACGGTCGCGGCTACGTCGTGCCCGACGACATCCAGCGCCTGGCGGCCCCGGTCCTGGCGCACCGCCTGCTGCTCACCGTCGAGGCGCACGCCGCCCACCGGTCCGCAGAGGAGATCATCGGCCTGCTGCTCGGACGCATCCGGGTGCCGCGAGGCGGTCGTGTCTGA